From a region of the Candidatus Jettenia caeni genome:
- a CDS encoding thiamine-phosphate pyrophosphorylase, producing MVRKESLSKLSFILITDRNFCKQSFLTTIKLALKGGIKTIQLREKGLTTYELYSLASELRTTTSDFKANLIINDRVDIALAVEADGVHLGWQSLPYNIVRKLFGFEKLIGVSTHTIQEALQAQENKADYITFGPVFTTPSKAGLLDAVGPDEIQKLKNKVHIPVVALGGIHEGNVEAVLDKGADGIAVISSIMHADNPENAARSLSHKIGIYKK from the coding sequence ATGGTAAGGAAAGAATCATTAAGCAAGCTCTCTTTTATATTAATTACCGATAGGAATTTTTGTAAGCAATCGTTTCTTACTACGATAAAACTGGCGCTTAAAGGCGGTATTAAAACTATACAATTGAGAGAAAAGGGGCTTACGACATATGAACTTTATTCTTTAGCATCTGAATTACGAACGACAACCTCGGATTTCAAAGCAAATTTAATTATCAATGACAGGGTCGATATTGCCCTTGCAGTGGAAGCCGATGGTGTACATTTAGGATGGCAATCCTTGCCCTATAATATAGTAAGGAAATTGTTTGGTTTTGAAAAATTGATAGGTGTATCGACCCATACTATTCAAGAGGCACTGCAGGCTCAAGAGAATAAAGCAGATTATATTACCTTTGGGCCTGTCTTTACCACACCTTCAAAGGCGGGGCTTTTAGATGCTGTCGGACCCGATGAAATTCAAAAACTGAAAAATAAGGTACATATACCTGTTGTTGCTCTGGGCGGAATTCATGAAGGGAATGTAGAAGCTGTTTTGGATAAAGGGGCAGATGGGATTGCTGTTATTTCAAGTATTATGCATGCCGATAATCCAGAAAATGCAGCCAGATCTTTATCTCATAAAATCGGGATATATAAGAAATAA
- a CDS encoding phosphoribosyl-ATP diphosphatase, which yields MQLLEKLHFNEKGLIPSVIVDIMDGKVLTLCYMNKEAVTKTIETSKVHVFRRSQNRLMIKGESSGHIQVVKRVFFDCEGNSLIFMVEQQVAACHAGYKTCFYREYFPKTDSIQIVENKIFDPDKVYNK from the coding sequence ATGCAATTGTTAGAAAAATTACATTTTAATGAGAAGGGACTTATTCCATCGGTGATTGTAGATATTATGGACGGAAAGGTACTTACGTTATGCTACATGAATAAAGAAGCGGTTACAAAAACGATTGAAACAAGTAAGGTGCACGTGTTTCGCCGTTCTCAAAATCGGCTTATGATTAAGGGAGAAAGTTCAGGTCATATTCAGGTTGTAAAAAGGGTATTTTTTGATTGCGAAGGGAACTCGCTTATTTTTATGGTAGAACAACAAGTAGCTGCATGCCACGCTGGTTATAAAACATGTTTTTATCGGGAATATTTTCCCAAAACAGATAGTATCCAGATTGTAGAAAATAAGATATTTGATCCTGATAAAGTCTATAATAAATAG
- a CDS encoding putative chemotaxis protein, producing MFKRGKYVKFFLLMAFIGMAGCAELNELRDLNRRQAITIRDQSEEIDNLEKQLSSVSDRLKSSEAEMSKLRQLAKSIGGGVSVRDTVEGPVILFPEKILFDSGMAIIKSNGEKALGKMAEFLDENPSISIRIDGHTDTDPIIKTKHLWDSNHHLSSARALSVFHFLTKTENIAEKRIHIAGFGPNRPIAPNTTSAGKKENRRVEFLILTSVASLPPKDTSLSEVEAENPYEVEEELEGAAPPVTEESEE from the coding sequence ATGTTTAAGCGTGGTAAATATGTAAAGTTTTTTCTTTTAATGGCCTTTATAGGAATGGCGGGTTGCGCTGAATTAAATGAACTGAGAGATTTAAACAGAAGACAGGCAATTACCATAAGAGACCAATCTGAAGAGATCGATAACCTTGAGAAACAGCTTTCTTCCGTTTCTGATAGGCTTAAATCAAGTGAAGCAGAAATGAGCAAACTTAGGCAGCTCGCAAAATCAATCGGAGGAGGTGTATCTGTCCGGGATACCGTAGAAGGGCCGGTAATACTTTTTCCGGAAAAGATACTTTTTGATTCAGGTATGGCCATAATAAAATCCAATGGAGAAAAGGCGTTGGGAAAGATGGCGGAGTTCCTTGATGAAAATCCTTCCATTTCTATCAGGATAGATGGTCATACAGATACCGACCCGATTATAAAAACAAAACATCTCTGGGATTCTAATCACCATTTATCATCGGCGCGAGCGCTTAGTGTATTCCATTTTTTAACGAAGACAGAGAATATCGCAGAAAAAAGGATTCATATTGCTGGGTTTGGTCCTAATCGTCCGATAGCGCCTAATACTACTTCCGCCGGAAAAAAAGAAAACAGGCGGGTAGAATTTTTGATATTAACGAGCGTTGCTTCCCTGCCTCCCAAAGACACTTCGCTATCTGAGGTAGAAGCAGAGAATCCTTATGAGGTTGAAGAAGAGTTGGAAGGAGCAGCTCCTCCTGTAACCGAAGAAAGTGAAGAATAG